The Triticum aestivum cultivar Chinese Spring chromosome 4B, IWGSC CS RefSeq v2.1, whole genome shotgun sequence sequence AGACGGCGAGACGCTGCAGCGCGTCTCTCCCGACGCCGAGAAGGCTCGACTCGACGAGGAACACCTTGGCATCGGAGTGCTTCAGCAGGGTGGACACCATGGCCGCATCGTGCCGCGTGTTCAGCGTGCAGAGGACGGCGCCGGCCATGGGTACGGCGAGGTGTAGCTCGTACATCGCCGGCACGTTCGGGCTGAGAACAGCCACCTGCACATGGATGACACACGATTAGCACGCGGCACTCGTGACTCGTCCGCTGTTCATAATAGACAGGGCCCATGGACTACACGATGGACGGGAGCATTGAGCCGACAAGGATATCAAAGGCCGCGATTTGCACGAATAGTGTGTTCTTGCATGATTTCGCTACGATGTGAGCCATGCCGCTGTTGCTCACCAGTGCAAACAGCAGCGCTCTATCATGCAAACAGGCAATTCGTACTAAGAAATAATTAAGCCTTCTCAGGTGCGTACTAGTCTAAAAAAACATGAAGTTCTTACAATCATTTTGGCGATTTTCTAAGTTAGATGCAGGCTAGCTAGCTTTGTATACCAACCACTCTGGCATCCACAGACAACGCAAGCAAAGAGATGGAAGCAGCAAGCAAGAATAGAGGCACTCACCACATCGCCGCGCGCGACGCCGAAGCGGGTGGCGAGCGCGGCGGCCACGCGGACGCACCGCTCCCGGACCTCCCTCCACGTGGTTGACCGCCTCCCCGCGTACACCACCGCGGGGCGTTCGCCGTAGACGGCCGCGGCGCGCTCGATGAAGCTGAGCGGCGTCAGCGGCACGTAGTTGGCCGCGCACCGCACCGTGCCGCGCTCCATGTCCAgcacctccacctcctcctgaTCCCTCCCTACCAGGCTGGAGAAGAAGGACAGAGACACGACGCCAGTGGGACTGGGAGGAGAAGCCAACGGGCGGCACCATGGTGGGGATGATAAAGTAGACGCGCGCGCTCGGGCAAAATCTTGGCTTGGATTATAATAACTCGAGCTGGGAGTAGAATAGTAGTGGCGGATCAGCTGCACTGATCCGATGCCGCTGATGGTGCGGTGGTGGCGAAGTAATCCACGGAGCACATGGGTGACGGCTGTCATGGCTTCATGTGACTCTGTGAGTGAGAGCCGGAGGGATAGCAATGATGATGTGGCCGGATCACGGGAGCACAGCCGTACATAATAAGGGTCGATCCAAATCTAAAACAAGGCGGACGCCGGACGGGCGGCCGATCCAAATGAATAAAAAAACGGTCATCCGTTTGGATCggtccgttggagttgctctagtTCACCCGTTGAGAGCTACTAGTCTGCTACTTTCCTTTTTAGGCGCCACTGTCCACAGGCCAAAGCCAACAGGCCTATCTCCAGTAGAATGCATGTCACCGTAAGACATCGATGACATGGCATACAAAATCCTACATGAAAAGTAATAATCGGGTGAGAGATTCCTTGCAAAAAAAATGAAGTGAGAGATGATGGGTTGTATGATCTGCAACCTACACTGGCAACAAAGATGCCGAGATACTATTTCCCCTGGCCCTACTAAGATGACTAGATTATTGGCTGTAATCTATATAAGTTGTTACTTTACCAACAACTGTACCAACGCACCATTGAAACAGGTCGATATGATGTATCACACTATTTCTTGGaagtcataggaacatgtttaGTGATTTATTTCTCAATCAGTCGAATTGCATGTTATAAAGACAATAGTTTTTTCGTCGGATGGTGAGTGTAGCGATCATAGGCGCACGCAATGGGTCGTTTGATAGTGCCTAAACTCGTTCTATACCTTTCCCCTTCTTTTGGTTATTCTATTTTGAAATGTGTATTTCCATTATGTCAAACTAATGGAAATGGGATGGTATGCTTTTAAAATAAAAAAGACAATGATTGAGATGGAAAAACTTTAAGTTCTAAAATGTGCAACTATCTAAAAGAGCATACCATTTCACAAAATAAAAGTAATATCTGGATCGCCTTtctcctccacccccccccccccccccaatgtttTGCTCAAAAAAGTGTCTTAGTCACTAAGAAATAGGCACTCATTATGAACATTTGGGATATAATTCTGTATAATGACACAACATGCACCTGGTCTCCGCCTCGTAATGCACACAATCGACCATCATTGCAAAATTCAGTGAAAATGAAGTTTAACAACTAAATATTGGTAAACAAATATAACAACCAaatagttgtctctttgtcatttATTTCTGTTTCAAAGCTATAGTCAGCCCATACGGTACAATACCATATTTTGTCCGAGACAAATGATTTCATGCACGCTATTTTAGGTCTTCACAAGGCTGCCCATAGCCCGAGCCTTCTGACGGAGAATAAACTTTTGAGTCTTCCCTGTCGAAGTCTTGGGCAAGTCAGCGAAGACCACCGTCTTTGGTGCCATGTAATGTGGCAACTTATCCCGACAGAAGTTTATAATCTCTATTTCGGTTGCATCGACGTTAGTCTTTAACTTGACGAACGCACAAGGTGTCTCACCCCAGTGGTCATCTGGCCTTGCCACGACCGCTGCCTCAAGCACTGCCGGGTGGCTAAAGATCACCGCCTCCACCTCAATCGAGCTTATGTTCTCACCGCCGGATATGATGATGTCCTTGGCCCTGTCCTTGAGCTGGATGTACCCATCCGGATGATTCACAGCAAGATCGCCCGTGTGCAACCACCCTTGGGCCATTGCCTCCTTGGTTGCATTGATGTCCTTGTAGTACCCGCTCGTGACGGTGTTACCTCGAAACATCACCTCCCCGATAGTTTTGCCATCATGTGGAAGGCTCTCCATGGTTGTTGGGTTCTTGACATCAATGTCTTGTATACCGATGTGATGATGAAACCCCTGTCGTGCCATGAGCCGTGACCGCTCCTCGGTTGGCAACATGTCCCACTCCGGCATCCACGTATTGATGGTGGCTGGGCCAATCTCTGTGAGACCATACATTTGGTATACTATGAATCCAAGTTCTTCCATCCCATACAAGATGCTAGGCGGTGGTGGGGCACCGCCGGTCATGATATGTACTATCACTGGCAGTGGCTTTCGGTCACCAGTTGGTGCGTTGACGATCATGTTGAGAACCGTGGGTGCGCCGCCCATGTGCGTCACCTTGTGTTGTGAGATCTTATCAAAGATGACCTTTGCCGTGAAGCGGCGCAAGCAGACGTTGGTGCCGCCCTGCATGGCGATGCCCCATGATAGGTTCCACCCCTTGGCGTGGAACATCGGCACGGTCCACAAGTAAGTGGGCGTGACAGTGATGTTGTACGTGAGAGCCGTTGCAATAGTGTTGAGGTACGCGGCCCGGTGGCTGTAGATCACGCCCTTGGGCCTCGCAGTTGTGCCAGATGTGTAATTCAACGCGATGGGGTCCAACTCATTCAGCGGCCAACGGATGTCGAACCCTAAAGGTGCTTCTCTGATGAGACTCTCGTAGTCTGTGTATGCGGAGTTGATGCAGTCTCCATCGTGTGAGATGGTTATGAGGACCGGAAGGGCCGTGGCGCTagactcgtcgccggcgaggttATTAAGAGCGGCTCTCCCAACATCAAGGAGGCCTGACTCGACAAACAACACCTTGGCGCCAGAGTGCTTCAGCAACGCAGACACCATGGCTGCGTCATGCCGTGTGTTCAAGGTGCAGAGGATCGCGCCTGCCATGGGCACGGAGAAGTGTAGCTCGTACATCGCCGGCACGTTCGGGCTAAGAACAGCAACCTGCATATGCAGAGTATGGTTAGCGATTTTGATGAATCTCATGTGAGTGGTTACGGCTCAGTCGACTTAGAAATACTCCATATTTTGGGATTAACAGTTCATAAATCTCAGATGAAGGTCGTTTCATTCAGACGCACTTGCACAAATCCCAAAGTCTGATCAGACAGGCATTAGTAGATGTGTTAAAAATAGTTACAGCACCTACTTGGTGAAGACTGTCGGTTCCCGGCCAGTTTGGTACTCACCACATCACCGCGGGCGACTCCGAACCGGGTGGCGAGCGCGGCGGCGACGCGCAAGCACCTCTCCCAGACCTCGCTCCACGTGCAAGACCAGGACTCCCCGTACACCACCGCGGGGCGGTCGCCGTACACGGCCGCGGCGCGCTCGATGAAGCTGAGCGGCGTCAGCGGCGCATAGTTGGCCGCGCACCGCACCGTGCCAGATTCGGCGTCCAGCACCTCAAACTCCTCCTGCTCCTCCAGGCCGGAGGACGGTGACCCCTGACACGCGCACCGACGGCGTGGCGGGGAGAAGGTGAGCGCGCGATGCTGATGCGCCGATCCGCTGCTGCGGCGAGGAAGTGGTCTCCTGCGCAGAAGCAGACGGGGTGCGGCTCTCATGGCGTGTGACGCCGCTCTTGGCTTAACCTATACATATAACAAAATATAAGTGCATAGTATTAAGCTAGAAGAGATTCAGCTAGCACAGATCGTTTAAGCACAAATCATAGGGTCGTCGTTTGGTTAAAGGAACTATTTGATTAGTACTTTGATGTACGTACCTCGATGGGCCCAACGGCCTACCGGACCCCTAATCCGCGTCCTGATCGGGGGCACTCAACCACAatatggttgacgggcccctgCCACGCAACGCTACATAAAGAGGTGGGGGCTGGCGGCACGCAGTACGAGGTTCACCGCGTTGCCAGGCTCCCCACCGAAACACCCGACCTGATCTAGGTCTTGCGCTGACAGTGAcgggaagctccgccgccgccactgccaacacatcgccgccgccaccacctcgcccACTCTCCGCCATCACCGTGCGCCACAGCACCACGATGGCCTCCGGCTCGAGCTCGTCAGCACCAGGAGAAGGTAGGTTACCTGATGATCTAGCCTACTCCGATCCCAAGGATCTCCACTCCATAATGTAGTGCGCCAACACTTTTCGAGATTTAACTTCGACCATAAATTTTAGCAACATGGGCGACTGCGGCGGGAGCATGACAGATACCTTTGAATTCGTAATCAAAATGAGTTTTCAAAGGTATAATTTTTCAGTAAAATGGTTTATGTTTTATTGGTCTAATTTATGGTCAAAACTGGATCTCGAAAAACATGAGCGCACTATATTATGAAATGAAGGGAGTATGTAATTGATCCCCTAATCATGCTGGGCTAGCTTCCTTGTATAGGCAGTCCAAGATTAATCTATTGTAAGTTACTCCGCTAGCTAATCGGTCACATGTTGCAACTTTAACATTAATTATTATCTGACATATGTCTTACACCCGTCATACTCTAAATTTTGATAAGATTTAATTTGATAAGTATGTGTATGGTAATGCAAGAAaagttttgatttagttgatatttTCGGAAGATATGATTTGATTTGACTTGATTGAATTAATGCAAGACATGATTTCGGGAAAAGTGCAGAACTGGTActctatttatattggttttaataTTGTGCGGCATCGATTGCGACTATGAAAAAATAAGTAGAAAACAAGGAGGGAGGGGTGCGTGGGGAGGAAAAACCCGAGGCGAAAGGGGAGGCGACGGAACCAACTCCCCTTTAATAATAGAGACGTAAAGCCCTGGTATATATATGCGATATGCAGTACACATCTAGATGATAATAAGTTAAGGGTATGTTTGGTTGGAGACTAGTGtggccaagccaaagtgtggctagccAAACAAGTATGGCAAGCCACACAAATGTGGCTAAGAAATTGAACGCCAAACTTTGGCAAAAGTTGGCAAAAAAATTGTCTCTTTGACAAGTGGGTcataggggcaataaagtgtggcaagccaaaatgtggcaaaaaccaaacacatgcttGGCGAACTGTGGCTGGCAAATTTTGACTTGGCAAACTGTGGttgggaaccaaacagcccctaaatcTCAACTAAGTTCCTTGTTGTCCGAtctatgccctcaaggttgctgggTAGCGAGCAATCGCATACCCCATGTAATCGCTATGTTCACTACCCACAGATATATTGGGCCAGCCCAAGTAAACATTTTCAGGAAACTTCCTAGTCCGGTTTTGGGAAGGTCCGAGACTTTCCCAGACTgggttttttcctctcttttttctttttttgtcttttgctttcttctctgtttccctttcctttttctttcctttttattttatttttgttttcatgGATGtattttaaaatcatgaacatttttgttcATAACTTCAAAATTTGTACAATGAGTACAAAAACTAATCATCAAAACTCAAAAAagtcatgaattcaaaaaatgttcatccataTCTATGTGAGACGTAAAGCCctggtatatactccctccgtccagaaatatttGTCGGAGGAATggttgtatctagatgtattttagttctagatacatccatttttatgcatttctctgacgagtatttccggatggagggagtatatgtgagATGCAATACCTTTTTAAAACATCTAGATGAGAATAAGTTAAATCTCATCTAACTTCCTTGTTGTCCGATCTATGCCCTCAAGGTTTGTGTGTTTTGGTGAAGGCTCTCACGCGTCGtaggtgttttgcatgtgtttCCCGGCAATCCCTACCCCCCATGCAGGTTGCTGGGTAGCGAGCAAACATTTTCAGGAAACTCCCTAGTCTGGTTTTGGGAAGGTCCGAGACTTTCCCAGACCGGGGTTTTTTTTTTTGTCTTTTCCTTTCTTCTCTGTttcctttccttttccttttactttccttttttatttttatttttcctttcacGGACAtattttaaaatcatgaacatttttgttcatcaaattcaaaataatttcaatgagtACAAAAACTAATCATCAAaactaaaaaaatcatgaattttaaataaatagtcgattcaaaaaatgttcatccataTCAAAAACTATTCATCCAATTCAAAAAAAATattgaattcaaaatttgttcatcaacATTGAAAATTGTTAAGCAAATTCAAAAAAGATCATATATTTTTTTATAAATGTTCACTTTTGAATCATGAGTATTTTTCcatttaaaaaaatggaattgtGTTTTTGAATcccatatattttgtagaaatttgggatttttgaatattttttcaagTTAAAAACAAAAGGAGAAAACTAGGTGCGGCCCGCCCAGCACATGGGCTGGCCCAAAGCACGCGCTGTAGGAAGTTGGATGTGCATGTTTGCATGTTGTCCAGCGCGGTACGCGCTGAATATGGGAGGTGATTTGTGTCGCGTGTAACGAACGTTGCGGCCACAAATCCTATTTGACGCCTTATCCGACGCTGATAGGCATTCTTGTTACTTGGTGCCACACCCCTCCATGGCATGTGTATCAAAATAGGGCAGCCCATGTAAGTCTTTTTTTCACCGGTTTTTCTAGGAACTTCCCCGTGAAGGTTTTACTCGTTTTTTCTGGTGCGTTTTTCTTTAGGATTTCATCAGCACGGGATTTGCGGTTTTTtcctccttttatttttttattttttgttttcatttcctatatttcattttttttcctttttactttTTATGTTttattcaaattcgtgaacttgtcacaaatttgtgaaccttttataatcttgaaagaaaattaaatttgtgaacttttctcaaatttatGAACC is a genomic window containing:
- the LOC123089430 gene encoding butanoate--CoA ligase AAE1, giving the protein MRAAPRLLLRRRPLPRRSSGSAHQHRALTFSPPRRRCACQGSPSSGLEEQEEFEVLDAESGTVRCAANYAPLTPLSFIERAAAVYGDRPAVVYGESWSCTWSEVWERCLRVAAALATRFGVARGDVVAVLSPNVPAMYELHFSVPMAGAILCTLNTRHDAAMVSALLKHSGAKVLFVESGLLDVGRAALNNLAGDESSATALPVLITISHDGDCINSAYTDYESLIREAPLGFDIRWPLNELDPIALNYTSGTTARPKGVIYSHRAAYLNTIATALTYNITVTPTYLWTVPMFHAKGWNLSWGIAMQGGTNVCLRRFTAKVIFDKISQHKVTHMGGAPTVLNMIVNAPTGDRKPLPVIVHIMTGGAPPPPSILYGMEELGFIVYQMYGLTEIGPATINTWMPEWDMLPTEERSRLMARQGFHHHIGIQDIDVKNPTTMESLPHDGKTIGEVMFRGNTVTSGYYKDINATKEAMAQGWLHTGDLAVNHPDGYIQLKDRAKDIIISGGENISSIEVEAVIFSHPAVLEAAVVARPDDHWGETPCAFVKLKTNVDATEIEIINFCRDKLPHYMAPKTVVFADLPKTSTGKTQKFILRQKARAMGSLVKT